Below is a window of Sulfurisphaera ohwakuensis DNA.
GGGTAAAAGAAATGAGGAGTTAAACTTACCATTAAACTCCTCACTTTCTATAACTTTGTCTGGATTAGAAGTTAGAACTAGAATAATTTTCTCAAAAGAATTTGTAAAAGACGAGGTATATATTAATGGAGAAAAGGCAAAAGATGAAGAAGTGAGAGAATATAGTGGTAGAGTTTTAAATATATTTAGAAAGTTATATGGCCAAGAAATTTATGCTAAAGTGGAGTCATGGAGTAATTTTCCTAAATCTATTGGATTAGCTTCTTCAGCTGCAGGGATAGCTGCGTTAGTTTATGCTGCTAATGAGGCTCTAGAGTTAGGTTTATCTCAGAAAGAATTGTCAAAAATTGCAAGAATTGGTTCTGGTAGTGCTTGTAGAAGTACTGCTGGAGGGTTTGTGCTATGGGAGAAGGGAGAAAGAGATGATGGTGAAGATTCTTACTGCTACTCACTTTTCCCAGAAACTCACTGGAGAGAATTGGTAGATATTATTGCAATTGTAAGTGAAAGAAGTAAGAAAATCTCCTCTAGAGAAGGAATGATAATTACTTCTAAGACATCAAATCTAATGAAATGTAGGCTAAAGTTTATAGAAGAAACCTTACCTAAAGTGATTAAAAGTATAGAGGAAAGGAACGAGGAAGAATTCTACTATTGGTTAATGAGACATAGTAACAGTATGCATGCGGTTATCTTAGATTCATGGCCATCCTTCTTTTACTTGAACGATACATCACTAAAAATTATGGAATGGACCCAAGAGTTTGGAAAAGCTGGATATACTTTTGATGCCGGACCAAATCCTCATATTTTTACTACTGAAAAATATAAGGACGAAGTGATAAGTTTTCTTAATTCCATAGGCGTTAATAAGATAATTATCTCGAAAGTGGGAAGTGGACCAAAAGTTAGCAAGCTTCTTTAAGTTTTTCATAGTATTTTCTCATTTTATCCTCCATACTATGATGATACACTATTATCGCTTTCTTTAAGTCCCTTATTGCTGTTATGAGATTAGAGAATTGTGAGAGAGGAGAAAGCTTGCCTTCATCATAAATATATATGGCCTCATTTTCCTCTTTGTATGGGACGTCAAAGAATTCATAATATATTATTTTACCTTCAGTTTCTCTCATAAGCTCCATTAGTTCTTCTTTATCTATAATGCTAGAACATTCTTGTGTTATATCCTTTTTAATTCTCTTATATCCACTTCTATAGAGTATAGGCTGTTTAAATTCTGTATCTTCTATCATATTTAATATCTTATAATCTATTATTTCTTCTATGTCGTTAAGATCTATTTTATTTTGCCTAATTAACTTTGAAATTGCATGAGAAAGAATAGCATTATACATTCCTACAACACTGTGAAAATAAACATTCTTAAACATATACATTCTAGCTAAGAGAAATTGCTCAACTATTGGAATAGCTTTCTTTAATATAGCTATTTTTCCGTCAACATAAACTAAAACTCTCTTTAATCTTTCTATATCATAACTGCCATAACCCACACCTGCATAATAAGAATCTCTCAGTAAATAGTCACCTCTATCTGCATCAACAAAGTTAGATATTATCTGCAAAGCAAACTTCTCTTCTTCGTTAGCGGGATTACCGCCAATAACGTTAATCAAAAACTTAACGGGATCTGTGATGTTACTATTCTTACCAACTTTCTCGAATAAGTAAGAGTACTTAGAAATTAACCTTAAACCGTATTTTACATGAGTTTCTTTTCCGTAGTACTCAATTTTCTCTTTATAAACGTCTCTAGTAACTTGTAAAGCTGACTCAAAAGTGTGAGAAAATGCTACATGACCAATATCATGCAATAAGGCTGAAAGAGAAACTAATTTAGCGTAATCTTCGGTTAAAAAATCTATCTTACTGTTACTAGAAATATAGTGGAGAAACTCCTTAGCTAAATGCATTGCTCCTAAACTATGCTCAAATCTAGTATGTCTCATTCCCGGATAAACCATATATGCTAAGCCAGTTTGTGAAATAAACCTTAATCGCTGAAAAAAAGGAGAGGAAATTACTGGTAAGATATCATCTGGAACTTCTATGTAACCATGTATAGGATCTCTTATAATCTTCATTAAGTTATATTAGTTAAAGCATCTAAAATAGCTATTGCGCCATCATTAACTTTCTTTTCTAATTCGTCTTTACTAATCCATCCTCCTTTGACTAAACTATCACTAACTATAACTACAGCACCACTCCTAATTTTCCTTAATCTACTTAACATAAATAGGGTAGCACACTCCATTTCAACGGCTACATTTCCTCTTTCTGACCATTTCTTTGCAAAATCTTCATCTTCAGCGTAGAAAGCGTCACTACTAAACACATTACCTAAATGAAACTTTAACCCCTTGTTCTTAAAAGAGTTATATAAAGCCATAGTTAGTTCGAAATCTGGAGTGGCTGAAACGCAAGTTTGTTCTTTAAAGTATTGATAAACTAAGCTTGAAGGGTTATAGGAAGCACCAGTAACTATAACATAATCTCCAATATTAACATCTGGAACTAAAGCACCAGATGTACCGTATCTGATAAATATCCTACCTCCTAACATGGTTAATTCTTCTAAAACTATTGCTATTGATGGACCACCAATTCCATGAGTTGCTATACTTATTCTTTCCCCCTTGTATTTACCGGTGTAAATTAGAAAACCTCTATTTTCATTAACAAGTTGAGGCTCTTCTAAAAACTTAGAGAGACTTTTGACTCTACCAGGATCACCGGCTATAATAACTTTTTCAGCTATATCACCTTTCTTAGCAAGTATATGAACCGGGTTCACGGAAATATATCAGCCAAGAAATTTTATATCATTAATCATTACAGCCGGCGCTCATCATCCACTTAACAAGTATAAACAGTAATATTAAAATGTTAGAAAGATTTGGAATAAGGTTTAAAAACACAGAAGTAATATTTCATCTTATGAAAGAGAGAGTAGTTGAAGCAAAAAGATTAGTAGGAAAAAAGACTGTGAGGGGGAAGACTTACGAATATGAGTACTACACACTGCCATTAAATCTATATATACCAAAGTCTATGATAGAAAAACATGGGACTAAATATTTACTACAAGTGGATGAAGAATCTGGTACTATTACTATTAAACCTACTGAGAGTAAATAGTTATTTTACTAAACCCCCCGATGATCAAAGTTATATTTTTCCATAATCTTTCATAACATCTATAAATATTTCTTTCAAATAGTCATAACTAGAATCAACAGAACACTTTCTAAGTGTTTCTTTACCTAAAGAATATTTCTCTGGATCTCTAAGAACAGTATTCAACTTATCAGCTAGATCTTGATAATCACCTCTTTTGAAAACAAATCCGTTTCCACC
It encodes the following:
- a CDS encoding purine-nucleoside phosphorylase, with the protein product MNPVHILAKKGDIAEKVIIAGDPGRVKSLSKFLEEPQLVNENRGFLIYTGKYKGERISIATHGIGGPSIAIVLEELTMLGGRIFIRYGTSGALVPDVNIGDYVIVTGASYNPSSLVYQYFKEQTCVSATPDFELTMALYNSFKNKGLKFHLGNVFSSDAFYAEDEDFAKKWSERGNVAVEMECATLFMLSRLRKIRSGAVVIVSDSLVKGGWISKDELEKKVNDGAIAILDALTNIT
- a CDS encoding HD domain-containing protein, whose amino-acid sequence is MKIIRDPIHGYIEVPDDILPVISSPFFQRLRFISQTGLAYMVYPGMRHTRFEHSLGAMHLAKEFLHYISSNSKIDFLTEDYAKLVSLSALLHDIGHVAFSHTFESALQVTRDVYKEKIEYYGKETHVKYGLRLISKYSYLFEKVGKNSNITDPVKFLINVIGGNPANEEEKFALQIISNFVDADRGDYLLRDSYYAGVGYGSYDIERLKRVLVYVDGKIAILKKAIPIVEQFLLARMYMFKNVYFHSVVGMYNAILSHAISKLIRQNKIDLNDIEEIIDYKILNMIEDTEFKQPILYRSGYKRIKKDITQECSSIIDKEELMELMRETEGKIIYYEFFDVPYKEENEAIYIYDEGKLSPLSQFSNLITAIRDLKKAIIVYHHSMEDKMRKYYEKLKEAC
- the mvaD gene encoding diphosphomevalonate decarboxylase, which translates into the protein MRLEAEAIAPSNIAIIKYWGKRNEELNLPLNSSLSITLSGLEVRTRIIFSKEFVKDEVYINGEKAKDEEVREYSGRVLNIFRKLYGQEIYAKVESWSNFPKSIGLASSAAGIAALVYAANEALELGLSQKELSKIARIGSGSACRSTAGGFVLWEKGERDDGEDSYCYSLFPETHWRELVDIIAIVSERSKKISSREGMIITSKTSNLMKCRLKFIEETLPKVIKSIEERNEEEFYYWLMRHSNSMHAVILDSWPSFFYLNDTSLKIMEWTQEFGKAGYTFDAGPNPHIFTTEKYKDEVISFLNSIGVNKIIISKVGSGPKVSKLL